The following are encoded in a window of Candidatus Cloacimonadota bacterium genomic DNA:
- a CDS encoding FeoA family protein, which produces MNLTELKSGERAIIEKIVGGNQMQQKMDNLGIRIGVSVKKISSQYMRGPISIQVGSTQIALGYRMAQKIKIKKS; this is translated from the coding sequence ATGAATCTAACGGAATTGAAATCTGGAGAACGTGCAATAATTGAGAAAATAGTAGGCGGAAATCAAATGCAACAAAAAATGGATAATCTTGGAATTCGTATAGGAGTTTCAGTTAAGAAAATCAGCTCGCAATATATGCGGGGTCCAATCTCTATCCAAGTGGGAAGCACTCAAATAGCACTTGGATACCGTATGGCTCAAAAAATAAAAATAAAAAAGAGCTAA
- a CDS encoding transcriptional repressor, which yields MKNIFLENLKVYMGKHNMLWSVERQTIAEKVSASNNHFTADNLYIDLKQSGKDISRATVYRTLEILEKSGLVSKIQLKSGKHLYENIIGYSHHDHMICEKCGKIIEFYSEEIEKIQKKICTDNNFKMTGHTMRICGICSECQKDEERK from the coding sequence ATGAAAAATATATTCTTGGAAAATCTAAAAGTTTATATGGGCAAACACAACATGCTCTGGTCGGTTGAAAGACAGACAATTGCAGAAAAAGTGTCTGCTTCAAACAACCACTTTACAGCTGATAACCTTTATATTGATTTGAAACAAAGCGGAAAGGATATATCACGGGCAACTGTTTACCGCACCTTGGAAATATTGGAAAAAAGTGGCTTGGTTTCCAAAATTCAGCTTAAGAGTGGAAAGCATCTCTATGAAAATATTATAGGATATTCTCACCATGATCATATGATTTGTGAAAAATGTGGCAAAATAATCGAATTTTATTCTGAAGAAATAGAAAAAATACAAAAAAAAATTTGTACAGACAATAATTTCAAAATGACAGGGCATACTATGAGAATTTGTGGAATATGTTCCGAATGTCAAAAGGACGAAGAAAGGAAATAA